In the genome of Epinephelus lanceolatus isolate andai-2023 chromosome 18, ASM4190304v1, whole genome shotgun sequence, one region contains:
- the pmp22a gene encoding peripheral myelin protein 22a: MLLILLGVLILHLIILILLIVSTAASAWSVGGDGSTDLWYNCMTTDVGYHCKPASNEDWIQAVQALMILSLLFCFFSLIAFVFQLFKLVKGGRFFFTAIFQILASVFVMCAAIIYTVMSPDDGTGNTQFGYAYVLAWVAFPLCLISGLIYIVLRKKE, translated from the exons ATGCTGCTCATCTTGCTCGGAGTGCTCATTTTGCACTTAATCATCCTCATTCTTCTCATTGTGTCCACAGCAGCCAGT GCCTGGTCTGTAGGTGGGGATGGGAGCACGGATCTATGGTACAACTGCATGACAACTGATGTAGGCTACCACTGCAAGCCAGCTAGTAATGAAG ACTGGATCCAGGCAGTGCAAGCCCTCATGATCCTCTCCCtgctcttctgcttcttctccctCATCGCCTTCGTGTTCCAGCTGTTCAAACTGGTCAAGGGCGGACGCTTCTTCTTCACCGCCATCTTCCAGATCTTGGCAA GTGTGTTTGTGATGTGCGCAGCGATCATCTACACCGTGATGAGTCCAGATGATGGAACCGGCAACACACAGTTCGGCTACGCCTACGTGCTGGCTTGGGTggctttccctctctgtctcatcAGCGGCCTCATTTATATCGTCCTGAGGAAGAAAGAATGA